A single region of the Vicia villosa cultivar HV-30 ecotype Madison, WI linkage group LG4, Vvil1.0, whole genome shotgun sequence genome encodes:
- the LOC131594568 gene encoding chaperone protein ClpB3, chloroplastic-like: MMASTTSFSHLILHHSLPNFRNRKNTQFSPFQASLTSQLKPTSLNALPLKKREAFSNGVARIRRNPKLFTVRCADSTGKVSQQEFTEMAWQAIVSSPEVAKQNKHQIVETEHLMKALLEQKNGLARRIFTKVGVDNTRLLEATEKHIQRQPKVLGDSAGSMLGRDLEALIQRARDFKKEYGDSFVSVEHLVLGFAQDRRFGKILFRDFQISQQSLKTAIESVRGRQSVIDQDPEGKYEALEKYGKDLTAMAKAGKLDPVIGRDDEIRRCIQILSRRTKNNPVLIGEPGVGKTAISEGLAQRIVQGDVPQALMNRRLISLDMGALIAGAKYRGEFEDRLKAVLKEVTESDGQTILFIDEIHTVVGAGATNGAMDAGNLLKPMLGRGELRCIGATTLDEFRKYIEKDPALERRFQQVYVDQPSVENTISILRGLRERYELHHGVRISDTALVDAAILSDRYISGRFLPDKAIDLVDEAAAKLKMEITSKPTALDEINRSVLKLEMERLSLMNDTDKASKDRLNRLETELSLLKVKQDELTQQWEHEKSVMTRLQSIKEEIDRVNLEIIQAEREYDLNRAAELKYGSLNALQRQLESAEKELHDYMSSGKSMLREEVTGNDIGEIVSKWTGIPISKLQQSDREKLLYLEDELHKRVVGQDPAVKAVSEAIQRSRAGLSDPHRPIASFMFMGPTGVGKTELAKALASYMFNTEEALVRIDMSEYMEKHTVSRLIGAPPGYVGYEEGGQLTETVRRRPYAVILFDEIEKAHSDVFNVFLQILDDGRVTDSQGRTVSFTNTVIIMTSNVGSQYILNTDDDTAPKDLAYEIIKQRVMDAARSIFRPEFMNRVDEYIVFRPLDRDQISSIVRLQLERVQKRVADRKMKIQVTEAAIQLLASLGYDPNYGARPVKRVIQQNVENELAKGILRGEFKEEDTILVDTEVTVLANGQLPQQKLVFRRVEADSESSAKNSRESFPQTL; this comes from the exons ATGATGGCATCAACGACGTCGTTTTCACATCTCATACTTCACCACTCTCTTCCAAATTTCCGTAACAGAAAAAACACTCAATTCTCTCCGTTTCAAGCTTCCCTTACCTCTCAATTGAAACCCACTTCCCTAAACGCACTTCCTTTGAAGAAAAGAGAAGCTTTTTCAAATGGGGTTGCGAGAATTAGAAGAAACCCTAAACTCTTCACTGTTCGCTGCGCAGATTCAACTGGAAAG GTTTCACAGCAAGAATTCACTGAAATGGCATGGCAAGCGATTGTGTCTTCGCCAGAAGTGGCGAAGCAGAACAAGCATCAGATTGTGGAGACTGAGCACTTGATGAAAGCTTTATTAGAGCAAAAGAACGGGCTTGCTCGTCGAATCTTTACCAAGGTTGGAGTTGATAACACTCGGCTTTTGGAAGCTACCGAAAAGCACATTCAGCGCCAGCCCAAG GTACTAGGGGACTCAGCCGGTTCAATGTTGGGGCGTGATTTGGAGGCATTGATTCAGAGAGCCAGGGATTTCAAGAAAGAATATGGGGACTCGTTTGTATCAGTTGAGCACTTGGTTCTTGGTTTTGCTCAAGATCGACGATTTGGGAAGATATtgtttagagattttcaaatatCCCAACAATCTCTAAAAACTGCGATAGAGTCCGTAAGGGGACGCCAATCAGTTATTGATCAAG ATCCTGAAGGAAAGTATGAAGCCTTGGAAAAATACGGGAAAGATTTGACAGCAATGGCCAAAGCAGGAAAACTTGACCCTGTGATAGGAAGAGATGATGAAATACGGAGGTGCATTCAAATTCTCTCCAGGAGAACAAAGAACAACCCTGTGCTAATTGGTGAGCCTGGTGTTGGAAAGACTGCGATTTCTGAAGG TCTTGCTCAGAGAATTGTTCAAGGAGATGTCCCTCAAGCTTTGATGAATCGAAGG CTTATATCTCTTGATATGGGTGCACTTATTGCTGGAGCAAAATATCGGGGAGAATTTGAGGATAGGCTGAAAGCCGTTCTCAAAGAAGTTACAGAATCTGATGGTCAGACTATACTTTTCATCGATGAGATCCATACAGTTGTTGGCGCAG GTGCTACAAATGGTGCTATGGATGCTGGTAATCTCTTAAAGCCTATGCTTGGTCGAGGGGAGCTACGATGTATTGGTGCAACAACATTAGATGAGTTTCGGAAGTATATTGAGAAGGATCCTGCACTAGAACGCCGTTTTCAGCAAGTTTATGTTGACCAACCTTCAGTTGAAAATACCATTTCAATACTAAGGGGGTTGCGGGAAAGATACGAGTTGCATCACGGAGTTCGCATTTCTGACACTGCTCTTGTAGATGCTGCGATTCTCTCAGATCGATACATAAGTGGGAGGTTTTTGCCAGACAAAG CTATTGATCTGGTCGACGAAGCAGCTGCTAAGCTGAAAATGGAAATCACTTCTAAGCCTACTGCGCTTGATGAGATTAATAGGTCAGTTTTGAAACTAGAGATGGAGAGGCTATCACTCATGAACGATACGGACAAGGCTTCTAAAGATAGGTTAAACCGTCTAGAGACAGAGCTCTCTCTCCTAAAAGTGAAACAGGATGAGCTGACTCAGCAATGGGAGCATGAAAAGTCTGTAATGACCCGTCTTCAGTCAATCAAAGAAGAG ATAGATAGGGTAAACCTTGAGATCATACAGGCTGAGCGGGAGTACGACCTTAATCGTGCTGCTGAACTGAAGTATGGCAGTCTAAATGCTTTGCAACGACAACTCGAGAGTGCAGAGAAGGAGTTACATGATTATATGAGCTCTGGTAAGTCTATGTTGAGAGAGGAAGTTACCGGGAATGATATCGGTGAAATTGTGAGCAAGTGGACTGGTATTCCAATTTCTAAACTTCAACAATCAGATAGGGAGAAGTTGTTATATTTAGAGGACGAACTCCATAAACGTGTTGTAGGTCAAGATCCTGCTGTCAAGGCGGTATCCGAAGCAATCCAACGTTCAAGAGCAGGTCTTTCGGATCCCCATCGTCCGATTGCCAGCTTTATGTTCATGGGCCCCACGGGTGTAGGAAAGACTGAGCTAGCCAAGGCCCTTGCTTCCTACATGTTCAATACAGAAGAAGCGCTCGTGCGAATTGATATGAGTGAGTACATGGAAAAACACACGGTTTCGAGATTGATCGGTGCTCCTCCTGGATACGTTGGGTACGAAGAGGGAGGGCAACTAACAGAGACAGTTCGTCGAAGACCATATGCAGTTATTTTGTTCGATGAAATTGAAAAGGCACACTCAGATGTTTTCAATGTTTTCCTTCAAATTTTGGATGACGGAAGAGTAACCGATTCACAAGGCCGCACAGTAAGTTTTACCAACACTGTCATCATCATGACCTCAAATGTTGGATCACAGTACATTCTCAACACAGACGATGACACTGCACCAAAAGATTTAGCCTATGAAATCATAAAGCAGCGAGTAATGGATGCTGCGAGATCAATTTTTCGCCCCGAGTTCATGAATAGAGTTGATGAGTATATTGTTTTCCGGCCTCTTGACCGCGACCAAATAAGTAGCATCGTCAGGCTACAG TTGGAGCGCGTGCAGAAGAGAGTTGCAGACCGAAAGATGAAAATCCAAGTAACAGAAGCTGCTATTCAACTTCTCGCAAGTTTAGGGTATGATCCGAACTACGGTGCTAGGCCGGTGAAGCGAGTGATTCAACAAAATGTGGAGAATGAACTTGCAAAGGGTATTCTTAGAGGAGAATTCAAGGAAGAGGACACAATTTTAGTAGACACAGAAGTCACAGTGCTTGCCAATGGTCAACTTCCTCAGCAAAAGCTGGTTTTTAGGAGGGTTGAAGCTGATTCAGAATCTAGTGCTAAAAACAGCAGGGAAAGCTTTCCTCAAACTCTATGA